In Brevibacterium zhoupengii, the following are encoded in one genomic region:
- a CDS encoding iron ABC transporter ATP-binding protein, which translates to MITLSDVRKSYSNEVEIGPVDLQIPAGGVTALVGPNGAGKSTLLTMIGRLLGIDEGAIEVAGYDVSSTKSKDLAKIVSILRQENHFITRLTIRQLVGFGRFPYSKGRLSAADEEIISQAIDFLELNDLEDRFIDELSGGQRQRAYVAMVLAQDTDYVLLDEPLNNLDMKHSVQMMQHLRRAATQMGRTIVIVLHDINFAGHYADHICAVKTGSVVEFGTPEEIMTAEVLSRVFDTPVEVIDGPRGRLAVYY; encoded by the coding sequence GTGATCACTCTCAGCGATGTCCGCAAGTCCTACAGCAACGAGGTCGAGATCGGTCCCGTCGATCTGCAGATCCCTGCCGGGGGAGTCACGGCACTGGTCGGGCCCAACGGCGCAGGGAAGTCAACGCTGCTGACGATGATCGGTCGCCTGCTGGGCATCGACGAGGGGGCGATCGAGGTCGCCGGCTATGACGTGTCGTCGACGAAGTCGAAGGACCTGGCGAAGATCGTGTCCATCCTGCGCCAGGAGAACCACTTCATCACCCGGCTGACGATCCGCCAGCTCGTCGGCTTCGGCCGATTCCCCTATTCCAAAGGACGCCTGAGCGCCGCCGATGAGGAGATCATCTCCCAGGCCATCGACTTCCTCGAGCTCAATGACCTCGAGGACCGGTTCATCGACGAGCTCTCCGGCGGACAGCGGCAGCGTGCCTATGTGGCCATGGTGCTGGCTCAGGACACCGACTACGTCCTGCTGGACGAACCGCTGAACAATTTGGATATGAAGCACTCGGTGCAGATGATGCAGCACCTGCGTCGGGCCGCCACGCAGATGGGGCGGACCATCGTCATCGTCCTCCACGACATCAACTTCGCCGGTCATTACGCCGACCATATCTGCGCTGTGAAGACCGGCAGCGTCGTCGAGTTCGGAACGCCGGAGGAGATCATGACCGCCGAGGTGCTCTCGCGCGTCTTCGACACCCCGGTCGAGGTCATCGACGGCCCGCGCGGTCGGCTGGCCGTGTACTACTGA
- a CDS encoding APC family permease: MDIQSTSVPSTANDGHHSGGDFKRDMGFWGNLALGFTYLSPVVGVYATFAASMALAGPPAFWMLIIAGAGQLLVATVFGEVVSQYPIAGGIYPWNKHLWGKKWGWMSGWIYMIAINVTIASVAYGAGPFLGALLGIEMSPIANVLLALLIIFLATIANLCGTKFLANVAFVGFVVEIIASAAIGVWLLLTVRKHDLSVLFQDFRPSDMQDQTPFVVAFVGAAIMGIYLYYGFEANGDVAEEVRNPGRVIPKAMRMTIYVGGLASMFIALGLILAVGSFEDIINGTIPDPITTIFMEAFGPVGFKLVMAIVLISFLSCTISLQAAASRLMYSMGRDDQLPFSKFLRKFSPTRAVPPYALIVAGAIPSAVILISLLSENALLAIISFASFGIYLAFSSVVFASLRARMKGWKPSGEFTMGKWGWLISISAFVYQVFAMVIVVWPVAGVPWYDAWIVGLMTLGVVLVGALYLFGAHPERRSGIRGAAGDAVQSAVPSHEPRL, from the coding sequence ATGGATATTCAATCGACTTCAGTCCCCAGTACGGCCAATGACGGTCATCACTCAGGCGGAGACTTCAAACGCGATATGGGATTCTGGGGCAACCTCGCCCTTGGATTCACCTATCTTTCGCCGGTCGTGGGCGTCTACGCCACGTTCGCGGCCTCTATGGCGCTGGCAGGGCCTCCGGCCTTCTGGATGCTGATCATCGCCGGCGCCGGTCAGCTGCTCGTGGCCACAGTCTTCGGCGAAGTGGTCTCGCAGTACCCGATCGCAGGCGGCATCTATCCGTGGAACAAACACCTTTGGGGCAAGAAGTGGGGGTGGATGAGCGGTTGGATCTACATGATCGCCATCAACGTCACCATCGCCTCGGTAGCCTATGGTGCGGGTCCGTTCCTGGGAGCTCTGCTGGGCATCGAGATGTCACCCATCGCCAATGTGCTTCTGGCGCTGCTGATCATCTTCCTTGCCACCATTGCCAACCTGTGCGGAACCAAATTCCTCGCCAATGTCGCATTCGTCGGCTTCGTCGTGGAGATCATCGCATCGGCTGCCATCGGTGTCTGGCTCCTCCTCACGGTGCGCAAGCATGATCTCTCCGTGCTGTTCCAGGACTTCCGCCCGAGCGACATGCAGGATCAGACCCCGTTCGTCGTCGCCTTCGTCGGCGCGGCGATTATGGGAATCTACCTCTACTACGGCTTCGAAGCCAACGGCGACGTCGCCGAGGAGGTCCGCAATCCCGGTCGGGTCATTCCCAAAGCCATGCGGATGACGATCTACGTGGGCGGTCTCGCCTCGATGTTCATCGCACTAGGGCTGATTCTGGCAGTCGGCAGCTTTGAGGACATCATCAACGGGACGATCCCCGATCCGATCACGACGATCTTCATGGAGGCGTTCGGGCCAGTCGGCTTCAAGCTCGTCATGGCGATTGTCCTCATCTCGTTCCTGTCGTGCACGATCTCTCTGCAGGCTGCGGCCTCGCGCCTGATGTACTCGATGGGTCGCGATGATCAGCTGCCGTTCTCGAAGTTCCTGCGCAAGTTCAGCCCGACCCGTGCGGTGCCTCCTTACGCCCTCATCGTGGCCGGTGCCATCCCCTCAGCCGTCATTCTCATCTCCCTGCTGAGCGAGAACGCACTGCTGGCGATCATCTCCTTCGCTTCCTTCGGGATCTATCTGGCATTCTCGTCGGTGGTCTTCGCCTCGCTGAGAGCTCGCATGAAGGGTTGGAAGCCCAGCGGAGAGTTCACCATGGGCAAATGGGGTTGGCTGATATCGATCTCAGCCTTCGTCTACCAGGTCTTTGCGATGGTCATCGTCGTCTGGCCGGTGGCCGGAGTGCCCTGGTACGACGCCTGGATCGTGGGCCTCATGACGCTGGGAGTGGTCCTGGTCGGAGCGCTCTATCTGTTCGGCGCTCATCCGGAGCGTCGGAGCGGAATCAGGGGCGCAGCCGGAGACGCTGTGCAGTCGGCGGTACCAAGTCATGAGCCTCGACTATAG
- a CDS encoding cache domain-containing protein, with protein sequence MAHSQVEEVARGLAAWVEDLLVDLERLESSLSPRLVSDFAGDPPHEVSSKTRRALGKDVADFLEEHPGLDGAGLIFQLSQLKPETARIEWWVRDEEKINRRDFILDPDSDRFYDYEYLEWFKGAFHAGTRTVAGPYIDHLGVDDYLLTMAVPCSVDGVKVGVAGIDILMNDVEAELLRILSPISGCAVLSRHNQVLVGNSAQLSTGVRIAVMPPGYSRIPIAVDNVDLSLVYPDPQLS encoded by the coding sequence ATGGCCCACTCACAGGTAGAAGAAGTCGCGCGCGGATTGGCAGCCTGGGTCGAAGACCTCCTCGTCGATCTCGAGCGCCTGGAATCATCCCTCAGCCCGCGGCTCGTCTCAGACTTCGCAGGCGATCCACCTCATGAAGTGAGTTCGAAGACCCGCAGAGCCCTCGGCAAAGACGTCGCCGACTTCCTCGAAGAGCATCCGGGACTCGACGGCGCCGGCCTCATCTTCCAGCTCTCGCAGCTCAAACCGGAAACCGCCAGAATCGAGTGGTGGGTGCGGGATGAAGAGAAGATCAATCGTCGCGATTTCATCCTCGATCCCGACTCCGATCGGTTCTATGACTATGAGTACCTCGAATGGTTCAAAGGCGCCTTCCATGCCGGCACCCGCACCGTGGCCGGACCCTACATCGACCACCTGGGCGTCGACGACTACCTGTTGACAATGGCTGTGCCCTGCTCCGTCGACGGAGTCAAGGTCGGGGTCGCCGGCATCGATATCCTCATGAATGACGTCGAGGCAGAGCTTCTGCGGATCCTCTCACCCATCTCCGGGTGTGCAGTGCTCAGTCGCCACAATCAGGTTCTCGTCGGCAACTCAGCGCAGCTGAGCACCGGAGTGCGCATCGCAGTAATGCCTCCGGGGTATTCCCGAATTCCGATCGCCGTCGACAATGTCGACCTCAGTCTCGTCTACCCGGACCCTCAGCTCAGCTGA
- a CDS encoding FadR/GntR family transcriptional regulator: MANSFAFVPASQGPHGPFGYGDALADRIVTAISLGSISVGERLPAEIELAAEFNVAVATLRKSLAVLRENGIVETHRGRSGGTFIVTVPFPTDEQIRNYLASLSIVQYRDYGDEHTAVSTGVVRLACQRAHTQAVAELEHAAARMKNASTPAECSAADSRFNMQLAIVSQSPRLLRAEMRLQSEILALKWSPAGAAAQVSDVIADHREVLEAVSDRDSDRAERAVEANIRKTVYSLIDVKLTLDSNGADTASAR; the protein is encoded by the coding sequence TTGGCGAATTCGTTTGCATTCGTTCCGGCGTCCCAGGGACCCCATGGCCCTTTCGGCTACGGCGATGCTCTGGCCGATCGGATCGTCACTGCGATCTCGTTGGGATCGATCTCCGTGGGAGAGCGCCTGCCTGCAGAGATCGAGCTCGCCGCGGAGTTCAATGTCGCGGTGGCCACCCTGCGTAAGAGTTTGGCGGTTCTGCGAGAGAACGGAATCGTCGAGACCCACCGTGGCCGCAGCGGCGGAACCTTCATCGTCACGGTGCCTTTCCCCACGGACGAGCAGATCCGGAACTATCTCGCGAGCCTCTCCATCGTCCAGTACCGTGACTACGGCGATGAGCACACTGCGGTATCGACCGGCGTCGTCCGGTTGGCCTGCCAACGAGCTCACACCCAGGCTGTGGCGGAACTCGAGCATGCCGCTGCCCGCATGAAGAATGCGAGCACCCCGGCCGAATGCTCGGCTGCCGACAGCCGGTTCAATATGCAGTTGGCCATCGTGTCGCAGTCACCGCGTCTGCTGCGGGCAGAGATGCGCCTGCAGAGTGAGATCCTCGCTCTCAAATGGTCTCCGGCAGGAGCAGCCGCACAGGTCTCTGACGTCATCGCCGATCATCGCGAAGTCCTGGAAGCCGTCAGCGATCGCGATTCCGACCGTGCGGAACGAGCCGTTGAGGCGAACATCCGAAAGACCGTCTATAGTCTCATCGATGTGAAGCTCACTCTCGACTCGAACGGCGCCGACACTGCGTCGGCACGGTGA
- a CDS encoding flavodoxin domain-containing protein, whose amino-acid sequence MNTVVLYGTESGNSELIAQDLADKLNADGHSAEAIDLQDFEPESLTPENFYLVVCSTHGDGELPNTAIEFHEKFTAFSGDLTGVKYAMFGLGDSFYEETYSQGSEHLDRRFTELGATRIGEYGRHDASSWDLPSDVALEWLPTVIEAAEAA is encoded by the coding sequence ATGAATACCGTCGTCCTCTATGGAACCGAATCCGGCAACTCGGAGCTCATCGCTCAGGACCTCGCCGACAAGCTCAACGCGGACGGTCACTCCGCCGAGGCCATCGATCTTCAGGATTTCGAACCAGAGAGTCTCACTCCTGAGAACTTCTACCTCGTTGTCTGCTCCACTCACGGCGACGGGGAACTCCCCAATACCGCAATCGAATTCCATGAGAAGTTCACTGCGTTCTCCGGCGACCTCACCGGTGTGAAGTACGCGATGTTCGGCCTCGGAGATTCCTTCTACGAAGAGACTTACAGCCAGGGCAGTGAACATCTCGATCGCCGTTTCACCGAACTCGGCGCTACTCGAATCGGTGAATACGGCAGGCATGATGCCTCTTCCTGGGACTTGCCCAGTGATGTCGCGCTGGAATGGCTGCCCACTGTCATCGAGGCCGCCGAGGCTGCCTGA
- a CDS encoding FAD-dependent oxidoreductase, with translation MNAQTPRHIAIIGSGPAGCFTAQALRRHWKDAEITIFDRLAAPYGLIRYGVAADHQHTKAVTRQFDRNFSSGDFRFAGNVEVGTDIDLASIRAEFDIVVLATGRWRDRTLTVPGAHLDGVLVSGDIVNALNTVPRPNIPMPAIGQKVVVVGAGNVALDMVRFLIKTAADYADSDVSPEALDSYLDSPATHVTVLSRSPIASAKADVAMIRELGKIPGVRITVANSSPATEDNTLGRKREAAFADLTSHEVEDARAHVHFVFGATPSRIGGTQHVETVHLSAAPAGEASVIPANTVISAIGFDVNAPGHWHYAEEYDFAPSDDLGRVGPGLYRSGWLKRGPVGAIPANRSDAHQVAKEIIADFESTDVDSADSPLKSAGGYEALPQTLRDQAVSFADWGRIDAAELANADESRIRRKFHDHEDMLAAAHPQNA, from the coding sequence ATGAATGCTCAGACACCCAGACATATTGCGATCATCGGCAGCGGTCCTGCCGGCTGCTTCACGGCGCAGGCTCTGCGCCGTCACTGGAAAGATGCAGAGATCACTATTTTCGATCGCCTCGCCGCTCCCTACGGTCTCATCAGGTACGGCGTCGCGGCGGACCATCAGCATACGAAGGCCGTGACTCGACAGTTCGACCGCAACTTCTCTTCCGGTGACTTCAGATTCGCCGGCAATGTCGAAGTCGGCACCGACATCGACCTCGCTTCTATCCGTGCCGAGTTCGACATCGTCGTTCTGGCCACTGGACGCTGGCGCGATCGGACGCTGACGGTTCCGGGAGCCCATCTCGACGGAGTGCTCGTCTCCGGAGACATCGTCAACGCGCTCAACACCGTGCCGCGACCCAATATCCCGATGCCTGCAATCGGCCAGAAGGTCGTCGTCGTCGGTGCGGGCAATGTCGCCCTCGACATGGTGCGCTTCCTCATCAAGACTGCCGCGGACTACGCGGACAGCGATGTGAGCCCGGAAGCTCTCGATTCCTACCTCGACTCACCAGCCACGCACGTCACCGTCCTCAGCCGATCCCCCATCGCCTCGGCGAAGGCTGATGTGGCGATGATCCGAGAGTTGGGCAAGATACCGGGAGTCCGCATCACCGTTGCGAACTCGAGCCCTGCCACCGAGGACAACACCCTCGGACGCAAGCGCGAGGCCGCCTTCGCAGACCTCACCTCGCATGAGGTCGAGGACGCACGCGCACACGTTCACTTCGTCTTCGGTGCCACTCCTTCGCGGATCGGCGGCACCCAACATGTGGAGACCGTCCATCTGTCTGCCGCACCGGCCGGAGAGGCGAGCGTGATTCCTGCGAACACAGTCATCTCTGCGATCGGTTTCGACGTCAACGCTCCGGGGCATTGGCATTATGCCGAGGAGTACGATTTCGCCCCTTCGGACGACCTCGGCCGCGTCGGCCCCGGACTCTACCGCTCGGGATGGCTCAAACGCGGACCGGTGGGCGCAATTCCTGCGAACCGCTCCGATGCCCATCAGGTCGCCAAGGAGATCATCGCTGATTTCGAGTCAACCGACGTCGACTCGGCTGACTCTCCGTTGAAGTCCGCCGGCGGCTACGAAGCCCTCCCCCAAACGTTGAGAGACCAAGCGGTGAGTTTCGCCGACTGGGGGCGGATCGATGCTGCGGAGCTCGCGAATGCGGACGAATCACGTATCCGGCGCAAGTTCCATGACCACGAGGACATGCTCGCCGCCGCACACCCGCAGAATGCATGA
- a CDS encoding cytochrome P450 — protein MSTTIDTTELPYLDIAAPGFAMASEEVRDARERSWIARTNYGYAVLRYDEVAALLKNQSLSQGSARWPDHHGVHSGAFHEWWRKNLLVLESDEHHRIRRLLNPAFSPSMARKLEPEFAEIATELIDSFADNGECDFVRDFAEPFATRALCAMMGLDHKNWPFIASRANTVGYALSVSIKEKIDEVDEAVRELYEFVEGLIEERRADPGQDVVSRLVHFSESGDKLDAEELRNALVLMLFGGMDTTRNQLGLAIQTFIRNPEQWEILAQRPELAKPALEEVLRVNPTTRWVTREVIEDFELGGIEFTAGTTVHLFTHTSGSDERAFPNPEVDITLEDRKPHFTFGGGIHHCLGHYIARADMSQALPILASRITNLNCPGGDTWLPDSGNTGPISLPLTFEARG, from the coding sequence ATGAGCACAACCATCGACACGACCGAACTTCCCTATCTCGACATCGCTGCGCCGGGCTTCGCCATGGCGTCAGAAGAGGTTCGCGATGCCCGCGAGCGATCCTGGATCGCCCGGACCAACTACGGATACGCCGTCCTGAGATACGACGAGGTTGCGGCACTGCTGAAGAACCAGAGCCTTTCCCAAGGCAGCGCCCGTTGGCCAGACCACCATGGAGTTCACTCCGGAGCGTTCCACGAATGGTGGCGGAAGAACCTCTTGGTGCTCGAGTCCGATGAGCACCATCGGATCAGGCGGCTGCTCAACCCGGCGTTCTCCCCGTCGATGGCGCGCAAGCTCGAGCCCGAGTTCGCAGAGATCGCCACCGAGCTCATCGATTCCTTCGCGGACAACGGGGAATGCGATTTCGTGCGCGATTTCGCCGAACCCTTCGCCACCCGCGCTCTGTGCGCCATGATGGGTCTCGACCACAAGAACTGGCCTTTCATCGCCTCCCGCGCCAACACCGTCGGCTATGCGCTGTCGGTATCGATCAAGGAGAAGATCGACGAGGTCGACGAAGCGGTCCGCGAACTCTACGAATTCGTCGAAGGCCTCATCGAGGAACGACGGGCAGATCCAGGCCAGGACGTCGTCTCCCGTCTGGTTCATTTCAGTGAGTCCGGGGACAAGCTCGACGCCGAGGAACTGCGCAATGCGCTGGTGCTGATGCTCTTCGGCGGCATGGACACGACTCGCAATCAACTCGGCCTCGCAATCCAGACCTTCATCCGAAACCCGGAGCAGTGGGAGATCCTCGCGCAGCGCCCGGAACTGGCGAAGCCGGCTCTCGAAGAAGTGCTGCGAGTCAATCCCACGACTCGCTGGGTGACACGTGAGGTCATCGAGGACTTCGAACTGGGCGGAATCGAGTTCACCGCCGGCACCACGGTGCACCTGTTCACCCACACCTCAGGCTCGGACGAGCGTGCCTTCCCGAACCCCGAAGTCGATATCACCCTCGAAGATCGCAAACCGCACTTCACGTTCGGCGGCGGCATCCACCACTGCCTCGGTCACTACATTGCGCGGGCAGACATGAGCCAAGCTCTGCCGATTCTCGCCTCCCGCATCACGAATCTCAACTGCCCGGGCGGTGACACCTGGCTGCCGGACTCCGGAAACACCGGCCCGATCAGTCTGCCGTTGACGTTCGAAGCCCGCGGCTGA
- a CDS encoding glutamine synthetase family protein has product MTITDPLTAQTAQEDPAVEAIRRRTASHGTNLAEVFRSRIASELDDNSALDRHREANTDNDTVEALKEKIERSGVEYMYYMVPTLRSRTVAKVVPAKHFVRNLEKGVNFTRNALMDFQNDVHGNPIGANINSKEFVAMPEADSFNPLPWDGEVGRIFCSTYEPDHLGDIAGRPNVHDSRAHMKRTHSLLKDVFGLTMKSGTEPEMVWVGESITPKTIPGYNPAYQVEYLEGMRPIYKRIHEYADALGFDMIEGDYEDRGQIELNWNFDDIENTTDRLVTYRQICSQVAREFDVEASFMPKPFIGEMGAGCHHNISLWDEAGVNTFEDEGVKELHLSQLGRWAVGGIIKNSPAMMLIFASTVNSYKRFWDPGQFAPARADWGLDDRASMIRISSNGRAEVRVPDASVNPYLSHALLTAAVADGIGNQVEPPEAGSQGIELPRTLGEAVEAFRHDQFVRTALPPALADTFLEMKENEWAQYCGVLTQWEFDQYWQAIP; this is encoded by the coding sequence ATGACGATCACTGACCCGCTCACCGCCCAGACTGCTCAGGAGGATCCCGCCGTCGAAGCGATTCGCCGCCGGACCGCCTCCCACGGGACCAACCTCGCCGAGGTGTTCCGCTCCCGCATCGCTTCAGAGCTCGACGACAACAGCGCCCTCGACCGTCACCGGGAAGCGAACACCGACAACGACACTGTTGAGGCGCTCAAAGAGAAGATCGAGCGCTCGGGCGTCGAATACATGTACTACATGGTGCCCACCCTGCGTTCGCGCACCGTGGCCAAAGTGGTCCCGGCCAAACACTTCGTGCGTAACCTCGAGAAGGGTGTGAACTTCACCCGTAACGCGCTCATGGACTTCCAGAACGATGTCCACGGCAACCCCATCGGTGCGAACATCAACTCGAAGGAGTTCGTGGCGATGCCAGAGGCCGATTCCTTCAACCCGTTGCCCTGGGACGGGGAAGTCGGACGGATCTTCTGCTCGACCTACGAGCCGGACCACCTCGGTGACATTGCGGGACGACCAAATGTCCACGACTCACGTGCGCACATGAAGCGGACGCATTCGCTGCTCAAGGACGTCTTCGGGCTGACGATGAAGTCCGGCACGGAGCCCGAAATGGTCTGGGTCGGCGAATCCATCACGCCCAAGACCATCCCCGGCTACAACCCTGCCTACCAGGTGGAATACCTCGAAGGCATGCGCCCGATCTACAAGCGTATCCATGAATACGCCGATGCACTCGGGTTCGACATGATCGAAGGCGACTATGAGGACCGGGGGCAGATCGAGCTCAACTGGAACTTCGACGACATCGAGAACACCACTGACCGCCTGGTTACCTACCGTCAGATCTGCTCCCAGGTTGCTCGGGAGTTCGATGTCGAAGCCTCCTTCATGCCCAAGCCCTTCATCGGTGAGATGGGCGCCGGCTGCCACCACAACATCTCGCTGTGGGACGAAGCCGGAGTCAACACCTTCGAAGATGAAGGCGTCAAGGAACTGCACCTGTCCCAGTTGGGACGCTGGGCAGTGGGCGGCATCATCAAGAACTCCCCGGCGATGATGCTCATCTTCGCCTCGACCGTGAATTCCTACAAGCGGTTCTGGGATCCGGGTCAGTTCGCCCCGGCTCGCGCCGACTGGGGTCTGGACGACCGTGCCTCGATGATCCGGATCTCCTCGAACGGACGCGCCGAGGTGCGTGTCCCCGATGCTTCCGTCAACCCCTACCTGTCCCATGCCCTGCTCACTGCGGCTGTCGCCGACGGAATCGGCAATCAGGTCGAGCCGCCGGAAGCCGGCAGCCAAGGCATCGAACTGCCGCGCACCCTCGGTGAAGCCGTCGAGGCCTTCCGCCATGACCAGTTCGTCCGGACAGCACTGCCTCCTGCACTTGCCGACACCTTCTTGGAGATGAAGGAGAACGAATGGGCACAGTACTGCGGTGTGCTCACCCAGTGGGAGTTCGACCAGTACTGGCAGGCAATCCCATGA
- a CDS encoding substrate-binding periplasmic protein, with product MTGTNIRFACIDSEAAPLFDKSKDGGITRTGYEPEAAQLVAEVLGRELEWVIVPWDDMIPAVIRGDADAVWCGQGIIPSRQAQVDFTRPYAVFNESVLVRAGDRATAPDHLGGYKVAAIEGSANMVLAETFPGAQLVPFGPTDDVFADMIQAVRDGTVDAMVDDDVVTVPLGDEPEFDLAFTAQTRNPWGVGVAKDNAPMLELLDTALAQVIADGRLAEVWARWMPHLPFPADTLSAGRPS from the coding sequence ATGACCGGCACGAACATCCGCTTCGCCTGCATCGACTCGGAGGCCGCACCGCTGTTTGATAAGTCGAAGGACGGCGGCATCACCCGCACCGGGTACGAACCCGAAGCTGCGCAGCTCGTCGCCGAGGTGCTCGGCCGTGAGCTCGAGTGGGTCATCGTGCCCTGGGACGACATGATTCCGGCTGTGATCCGTGGCGACGCCGATGCCGTGTGGTGCGGGCAGGGCATCATCCCCTCTCGGCAGGCTCAGGTGGACTTCACCCGCCCGTACGCGGTCTTCAACGAATCGGTGCTCGTCCGCGCCGGTGATCGGGCCACCGCACCGGACCACCTCGGCGGGTACAAGGTCGCAGCCATCGAGGGCAGTGCCAACATGGTGTTGGCAGAGACGTTCCCCGGTGCGCAGCTCGTGCCCTTCGGCCCCACGGACGATGTCTTCGCCGATATGATCCAGGCGGTCCGTGATGGCACCGTCGACGCAATGGTCGACGATGATGTCGTCACAGTTCCGCTCGGTGATGAACCCGAGTTCGATCTGGCCTTCACGGCACAGACCCGAAACCCGTGGGGAGTGGGAGTGGCAAAGGACAACGCCCCGATGCTTGAGCTCCTCGACACCGCCTTGGCGCAGGTCATCGCCGATGGTCGCCTCGCCGAGGTGTGGGCGCGGTGGATGCCGCACCTGCCCTTCCCAGCCGACACTCTGTCTGCAGGACGACCCTCATGA
- a CDS encoding gamma-glutamyl-gamma-aminobutyrate hydrolase family protein encodes MTAASDTASSRPLIAVPAMSSGQVRGLRHSGSVVADAVLRSISAAGGEPVIVPPVIDSGLYSRVDGIVLPGGSDIDPKRYGQEPDESYAGTDLPSQDDADAAAIAAAENLGIPALFICRGLQLWNVERGGTLFQHWPAGDVDHVGQIHPVSVEASSLLAQALDTSENVTVSSYHHQAIDELGRGLRVTSRGTDGCVEAVEDDDHTILAVQWHPEDRAESEPVDRALFEWIVTQAEEHRQKRS; translated from the coding sequence ATGACCGCTGCCTCAGATACGGCTTCATCGCGGCCGCTCATCGCCGTCCCCGCCATGTCGTCCGGGCAGGTGCGGGGATTGCGGCATTCGGGCAGTGTTGTCGCCGATGCTGTGCTCAGGTCGATCTCCGCTGCTGGCGGGGAACCGGTCATCGTGCCGCCGGTGATCGACAGCGGCCTGTACTCCCGTGTCGACGGCATCGTCCTGCCCGGAGGATCGGACATCGATCCGAAGCGCTATGGGCAAGAGCCTGACGAGTCCTACGCAGGGACGGACCTGCCGTCTCAGGATGACGCTGACGCTGCGGCCATCGCCGCGGCTGAGAACCTCGGCATCCCCGCTCTCTTCATCTGCCGGGGACTGCAGCTGTGGAATGTGGAGCGCGGCGGGACCCTGTTCCAGCATTGGCCAGCTGGTGACGTCGACCATGTCGGCCAAATCCACCCGGTCAGCGTCGAAGCGAGTTCGCTCTTGGCCCAGGCCCTGGATACAAGCGAGAACGTCACTGTGTCGAGTTATCACCACCAGGCCATCGACGAACTCGGTCGGGGACTGCGCGTGACCTCGCGCGGAACCGATGGCTGTGTCGAAGCCGTCGAAGATGACGACCACACGATCCTTGCGGTGCAGTGGCACCCCGAAGACCGCGCGGAATCAGAGCCCGTGGACCGGGCACTGTTCGAATGGATCGTCACCCAGGCGGAAGAACACCGCCAGAAGCGCAGCTGA
- a CDS encoding gamma-glutamyl-gamma-aminobutyrate hydrolase family protein: MLTTSPTAEADVEIAVIVGLNMPGQTEGSISLQKDLTITAVDSIHELGGKAVIHDVSDGGEPDYEAIAAADGILVLGGGDVDATIYGHTEVVPNEYGKDRRADERELKIIARGIGEDSIMLHLCRGSQLLNVACGGTLIPDLDPYHLHKGAPGEPLFLDEVVQLEPGHIIHDLYQVEQFTVRNGHHQAVGRVGTGLSVAARAADGIVEATQRVDNTWILGVQWHPEEAGASKTDRDVLFAAFLERARTRTRSRGPAIAQN; this comes from the coding sequence GTGCTCACAACATCTCCCACCGCCGAGGCGGATGTTGAGATCGCAGTGATCGTGGGGTTGAATATGCCCGGGCAGACCGAGGGCTCGATCTCACTGCAGAAAGATCTGACGATCACTGCCGTCGATTCGATCCACGAGCTCGGCGGAAAGGCCGTCATTCACGATGTGAGCGATGGCGGTGAACCGGACTATGAGGCGATCGCAGCCGCTGACGGAATCCTCGTTCTCGGTGGGGGAGACGTCGACGCGACGATCTACGGCCACACCGAGGTCGTCCCCAACGAGTACGGCAAGGACCGGCGAGCCGATGAGCGTGAGCTTAAGATCATTGCTCGCGGGATCGGTGAGGATTCGATCATGCTGCACCTGTGTCGTGGATCCCAGCTGCTCAATGTGGCTTGTGGTGGCACATTGATTCCCGATCTCGACCCGTACCACTTGCACAAAGGCGCCCCAGGGGAGCCGCTCTTCCTCGACGAAGTGGTGCAACTTGAACCAGGGCATATCATCCACGACCTCTATCAGGTTGAGCAGTTCACCGTCCGCAACGGGCATCATCAGGCAGTCGGTCGGGTCGGCACTGGTCTGTCCGTGGCCGCGCGGGCTGCTGACGGAATCGTCGAAGCAACACAACGCGTGGACAACACCTGGATCCTCGGGGTGCAATGGCACCCGGAAGAAGCTGGGGCGAGCAAGACCGACAGAGACGTCCTCTTTGCGGCCTTTCTCGAGAGAGCGCGGACCCGGACCCGCTCCCGGGGACCGGCGATCGCGCAGAACTGA